A genome region from Nocardia sp. NBC_00565 includes the following:
- a CDS encoding mycofactocin-coupled SDR family oxidoreductase gives MTGRVEGKVAFITGAARGQGRSHAVRLAQEGADIIAIDVCKQLDRVPFPMPTSEDLATTADLVKAEGRRVVTAEVDVRDYAAMKAAVDSGVEQLGRLDIIVANAGLANEGGQLVDLEEDLWEDMIGVNLGGVWKSVKAAVPHMIAAGRGGSIILTSSVGGLKAYPQVGHYVAAKHGVVGLMRTFAVELGQHSIRVNSVHPTHVNTPMLLNEGTFKLFRPDLENPGPKDLEPICQMFHTLPVPWVEPIDISNAVLYLASDESRYVTGVPLPIDAGSMLK, from the coding sequence ATGACTGGACGGGTCGAAGGAAAGGTTGCATTCATCACCGGCGCTGCGCGCGGCCAGGGTCGCAGCCACGCCGTGCGGCTGGCGCAGGAGGGCGCCGACATCATTGCCATCGACGTGTGCAAACAGCTGGACAGGGTGCCCTTTCCGATGCCGACGTCGGAAGATCTGGCGACCACCGCCGATCTCGTCAAGGCCGAAGGCCGGCGCGTCGTCACTGCCGAGGTCGACGTGCGTGACTACGCGGCGATGAAGGCGGCGGTGGATAGTGGCGTCGAGCAGTTGGGCCGACTGGACATCATCGTCGCGAACGCGGGCCTCGCCAACGAAGGTGGTCAGCTGGTCGATCTCGAGGAAGACCTCTGGGAGGACATGATCGGAGTGAACCTCGGCGGGGTGTGGAAGAGCGTGAAAGCTGCTGTGCCGCATATGATCGCGGCCGGCCGTGGCGGCTCGATCATCCTCACCAGCTCGGTCGGCGGTCTCAAGGCGTACCCGCAGGTCGGGCACTACGTCGCGGCCAAGCACGGTGTGGTCGGCCTCATGCGAACCTTCGCCGTCGAGTTGGGGCAGCATTCAATACGGGTCAATTCGGTGCATCCCACGCACGTGAACACGCCGATGCTCTTGAACGAGGGAACTTTCAAGCTGTTCCGCCCCGACCTGGAGAACCCGGGGCCGAAGGATCTCGAGCCGATCTGCCAGATGTTCCACACCCTGCCGGTGCCGTGGGTGGAGCCGATCGACATCAGCAATGCGGTGCTCTACCTGGCATCGGACGAATCTCGCTATGTGACCGGCGTACCTTTGCCGATCGACGCGGGCAGCATGCTGAAGTAG
- a CDS encoding NAD-dependent epimerase/dehydratase family protein, which yields MTQSKKLVIGASGFLGSHVTRRLAADGADVRVMLRPTSSTRGIDDLDVERVYGDIFDDSALCSAMNGCDVVYYCVVDARMWLRDPAPLVRTNVEGLRHVLDAAVAAGPDRFVFTSTTGTLAISNHRPVTETDPHNWDDGGPYIATRVAAEDLVQRYVREMSLPAVAMCISTTYGPGDWAPTPHGSVIARVAAGRFPFYFDFSSEVVGIEDAARAMVLGGAHGRPGERYIISDRYMSCREVHEIAADAAGVRAPRVGLPLRLLYLAARGNDLAAHLVNRDLPFATVGLRMAELMSPLDHGKAERELGWKPEPVENSIRRAAEFFKHRDGGRPQGW from the coding sequence ATGACACAGTCCAAGAAGCTGGTTATCGGGGCCAGCGGGTTCTTAGGAAGCCACGTGACCCGTCGGTTGGCGGCCGACGGTGCGGACGTGCGGGTGATGCTGCGCCCCACCAGTTCGACACGGGGGATCGACGACCTCGATGTCGAACGCGTGTACGGCGACATCTTCGACGACAGCGCGCTGTGCTCGGCGATGAACGGATGTGACGTCGTCTACTACTGTGTCGTGGACGCACGGATGTGGTTGCGCGATCCGGCGCCCCTGGTCCGCACCAATGTCGAGGGTTTGCGGCATGTGCTGGACGCCGCCGTCGCGGCTGGACCGGACAGATTCGTCTTCACCAGTACCACCGGAACGCTGGCCATCAGCAACCATCGCCCGGTCACCGAGACCGATCCACACAATTGGGACGACGGCGGTCCGTACATCGCGACCAGGGTCGCGGCCGAGGACCTCGTGCAGCGCTACGTCCGGGAGATGTCCCTCCCGGCCGTGGCGATGTGCATCTCCACGACCTATGGCCCCGGTGACTGGGCGCCGACACCGCACGGTTCGGTGATCGCCCGGGTCGCCGCCGGACGGTTCCCCTTCTACTTCGACTTCTCCTCAGAGGTAGTCGGTATCGAGGACGCCGCGCGTGCAATGGTCCTCGGGGGCGCCCACGGCCGCCCCGGCGAGCGGTACATCATTTCCGACCGCTACATGAGCTGCCGCGAGGTCCACGAGATCGCCGCTGATGCCGCGGGCGTCCGCGCACCGCGCGTCGGCCTACCCCTGCGACTGCTCTACCTCGCTGCCCGCGGCAACGACCTCGCCGCCCATTTGGTGAACCGCGACCTCCCATTCGCCACAGTCGGGCTGCGCATGGCCGAGTTGATGTCGCCGCTGGACCACGGCAAGGCCGAGCGTGAACTCGGCTGGAAGCCCGAGCCGGTGGAGAATTCGATCCGCCGCGCCGCGGAGTTCTTCAAGCACCGTGATGGGGGCCGCCCACAGGGATGGTGA
- a CDS encoding LacI family DNA-binding transcriptional regulator: protein MVAREGDASSVEDRVARPTNADVARLAKVSTATVSYVLNNAEGSRISARTREAVYAAAEQLGYRPNVAARNLARGKGGVVLYVVPRVAVGDMPIEAGNRMTTELARHGLLQVQIFETEDDQQVVDAIGNLDPTAVVSMFPLSSRVRAAVGAAKVPHIEIGLLPALGDPLLSVGTLRVGHLVSRGHHRIAFAYTGIAKWRALGDYWFEGVARAARLHDLPSISVGEVTPDNVAAVVAGWVREGVTAVCAQSDEIAGLVLFGIREAGLRCPEDLAVIGVDANPMGAFSSPPLTTVEFDPTALATVAIAAVLTELGYPVPSAPEPTEIARLVVRAST from the coding sequence ATGGTCGCTCGTGAGGGTGACGCGTCGAGCGTCGAGGACAGGGTCGCGCGGCCTACGAATGCCGATGTGGCGCGGCTGGCGAAGGTTTCGACCGCGACGGTCAGCTATGTCCTGAACAATGCCGAGGGTTCCCGGATTTCGGCGCGAACCCGGGAAGCGGTCTACGCCGCTGCCGAACAGTTGGGGTATCGGCCGAATGTCGCCGCGCGGAATCTGGCTCGCGGTAAGGGTGGTGTGGTGCTGTACGTGGTGCCGCGGGTGGCGGTCGGTGACATGCCGATCGAGGCCGGTAACCGGATGACCACCGAACTCGCCCGCCACGGTTTGTTGCAGGTGCAGATCTTCGAGACCGAGGACGATCAGCAGGTCGTCGATGCCATCGGCAATCTCGATCCGACAGCGGTCGTCAGCATGTTTCCGCTGAGCAGCCGCGTACGCGCGGCGGTGGGAGCGGCGAAGGTGCCGCATATCGAGATCGGGCTGCTGCCCGCGCTCGGGGATCCGCTGCTGTCGGTCGGCACGTTGCGGGTCGGGCATCTGGTCTCGCGTGGGCACCACAGGATCGCGTTCGCCTATACCGGGATCGCGAAATGGCGTGCCCTTGGCGACTATTGGTTCGAGGGTGTCGCTCGGGCGGCTCGCCTGCACGATCTGCCGTCGATCAGCGTGGGTGAGGTCACTCCGGATAATGTCGCGGCTGTGGTGGCCGGGTGGGTGCGCGAAGGGGTGACCGCGGTGTGCGCGCAGAGCGACGAGATCGCGGGCCTGGTGCTGTTCGGCATCCGCGAAGCCGGACTCCGCTGCCCCGAGGACCTCGCCGTCATCGGCGTAGACGCCAACCCCATGGGAGCGTTCAGTTCACCTCCCTTGACCACCGTGGAGTTCGATCCGACCGCGCTCGCCACCGTCGCGATCGCGGCAGTACTCACCGAACTGGGGTATCCGGTTCCATCGGCTCCTGAGCCAACCGAGATCGCCCGGCTCGTCGTCCGCGCCTCGACCTAG
- a CDS encoding cytochrome P450, with protein sequence MFKRLREAMPLYYNEQHDFYAISRWADVNAGLLDTLTYSSARGAILELIKAGIEMPPGILIFEDPPVHDIHRKLLSRMFTPRKIRELEDKIRQFCVRSLDPLVGTGRLDFIADIGAQMPMRTIGMLLGIPEQDQEAIRDFANDQMRTEEGQPMKAASEGLATGEIFAAYIDWRAEHPSDDIMTELLNVQFEDETGTVRRLTRDELLIYVNVVAGAGNETTTRLIGWAGKVLAEHPDQRRELVENPQLIPNAVEELLRFEPPAPHVARYVTRDVELHGRTVPEGSVMMMLIGAANRDHRQFAPDGDVFDIHRDTRQHLTFSVGTHYCLGSALARLEGRIALEEILARFPEWEVDMANTKLSPTSTVRGWETLPAFTS encoded by the coding sequence ATGTTCAAGCGGCTCCGCGAAGCAATGCCCCTCTATTACAACGAGCAGCACGACTTCTACGCGATCAGCCGGTGGGCAGACGTGAATGCGGGACTGCTCGACACGCTCACCTACAGCTCCGCACGCGGGGCCATCCTCGAGCTGATCAAGGCTGGAATCGAGATGCCGCCGGGGATTCTGATCTTCGAGGATCCACCGGTCCACGACATCCACCGCAAGCTCCTGTCCCGCATGTTCACTCCGCGCAAGATCCGGGAACTCGAGGACAAGATTCGTCAGTTCTGCGTCCGCAGCCTCGATCCGTTGGTCGGCACCGGCCGGCTGGATTTCATCGCCGACATCGGCGCGCAGATGCCGATGCGCACGATCGGCATGCTGCTCGGCATTCCCGAGCAGGACCAGGAAGCCATCCGAGACTTCGCGAACGACCAGATGCGGACCGAGGAAGGCCAGCCGATGAAGGCCGCCTCGGAGGGGCTTGCCACCGGCGAAATCTTTGCCGCGTATATCGATTGGCGTGCGGAGCACCCGTCCGACGACATCATGACCGAACTGCTCAATGTGCAATTCGAGGACGAGACCGGAACCGTGCGGCGACTGACCCGCGACGAGTTGCTGATCTACGTCAACGTAGTAGCCGGTGCCGGTAACGAGACCACGACCAGGCTGATCGGCTGGGCGGGCAAGGTGCTCGCCGAACATCCCGACCAACGGCGCGAGCTGGTCGAGAATCCGCAGCTCATTCCGAACGCGGTCGAGGAATTACTCCGGTTCGAACCACCCGCACCACACGTCGCGCGTTATGTAACCCGGGATGTCGAACTGCACGGCCGGACGGTTCCGGAGGGCAGCGTCATGATGATGCTCATCGGGGCAGCGAATCGCGACCACCGGCAATTCGCGCCGGATGGCGATGTTTTCGACATCCATCGGGATACCCGCCAACACCTGACCTTCAGCGTGGGCACGCACTACTGCCTGGGGTCGGCGCTGGCTCGGTTGGAAGGGCGCATCGCGCTGGAGGAGATCCTGGCGCGGTTCCCCGAGTGGGAGGTCGACATGGCCAATACCAAGCTCTCGCCCACATCGACCGTCCGAGGGTGGGAGACGTTGCCCGCCTTCACTTCCTGA
- a CDS encoding aldehyde dehydrogenase family protein has translation MTVQSVLDEIRERPGTGEVIPIIDPVTEEQITEFTDGGAEAVDTAVAQAKAASESGVWKNLAGSQKAKVLWRIADLIDENATVLAELESLNAGIPQNQAEVIVAVGSEWFRYYAGWCTKIDGIAHDVNTGGLTGVESHQHAYTLKEPYPVMGLIFPWNGPVFNYCAKLAPSLAAGCSSVVKPAEETPLSALVLDRILAEAGVPDGVVNLITGYGHTTGAAITAHPDVDKVAFTGSTEVGREIVKASALSNLNKVTLELGGKSPVVIFDDADLNMAITMAGFGTFVHSGQACVCGSRIIVQRGVYEQVVEGIANIANNLKLGGPKEEGSMIGPLISAKQLTRVMGYIDQGKSDGVEIITGGQRLDRRGYFVHPTVVTNVDPATSRLFQEEIFGPVVTILPFDTEEEAMALANDSTYGLAATVWTKDLGRAHRLAKELQAGTVSLNCQMVFDHSMPFGGYKQSGWGYESGKAGLETYLQTKIVWAQM, from the coding sequence ATGACAGTGCAGTCAGTGTTGGACGAGATCCGTGAACGCCCCGGAACCGGTGAGGTGATTCCGATCATCGATCCGGTCACCGAGGAGCAGATCACCGAGTTCACCGACGGCGGAGCCGAGGCCGTGGATACCGCCGTGGCCCAGGCGAAGGCCGCGTCCGAGTCGGGGGTATGGAAGAACCTGGCGGGCAGCCAGAAGGCCAAGGTGCTCTGGCGTATCGCGGACCTGATCGACGAGAACGCCACCGTCCTGGCCGAACTCGAATCACTCAACGCCGGTATCCCGCAGAATCAGGCCGAGGTCATCGTGGCCGTAGGTTCGGAATGGTTCCGCTACTACGCGGGCTGGTGCACCAAGATCGACGGCATCGCCCACGACGTGAACACGGGCGGGCTCACCGGTGTGGAATCCCATCAGCACGCCTACACCCTCAAAGAGCCCTACCCCGTTATGGGGCTGATCTTCCCGTGGAACGGCCCGGTCTTCAACTACTGCGCCAAGCTCGCGCCCTCGCTCGCGGCCGGGTGCAGCAGTGTCGTCAAACCCGCCGAGGAGACCCCGCTCTCGGCGCTGGTGCTGGACAGAATCCTGGCCGAGGCCGGCGTGCCCGACGGTGTGGTCAACCTGATCACCGGCTACGGGCACACGACCGGCGCGGCGATCACCGCCCACCCGGACGTGGACAAGGTCGCCTTCACCGGCTCCACCGAAGTCGGCCGGGAGATCGTGAAGGCGTCGGCGTTGAGCAACCTCAACAAGGTCACCCTCGAGCTCGGCGGCAAGTCGCCGGTGGTGATCTTCGACGACGCCGACCTGAACATGGCCATCACCATGGCCGGATTCGGCACCTTCGTGCACTCCGGCCAAGCGTGTGTATGCGGCTCGCGCATTATCGTCCAGCGCGGCGTCTACGAACAGGTCGTGGAAGGCATCGCGAACATCGCGAACAACCTCAAACTGGGCGGGCCGAAGGAAGAGGGCAGCATGATCGGCCCGCTGATCAGCGCCAAACAGCTCACCCGCGTCATGGGCTACATCGACCAGGGCAAGTCCGACGGCGTCGAGATCATCACCGGCGGACAGCGTCTGGATCGACGCGGCTATTTCGTGCACCCTACTGTGGTCACCAACGTCGATCCCGCCACCAGCCGCCTGTTCCAGGAGGAGATCTTCGGTCCCGTGGTCACCATCCTGCCGTTCGACACCGAGGAAGAGGCGATGGCGCTGGCCAACGACAGCACCTACGGTCTGGCCGCCACCGTGTGGACCAAGGACCTCGGCCGCGCACACCGGCTGGCCAAAGAACTGCAAGCCGGCACCGTGTCGCTGAACTGCCAGATGGTCTTCGACCACTCCATGCCCTTCGGCGGATACAAGCAGTCCGGGTGGGGCTACGAGTCCGGCAAGGCGGGCCTGGAAACCTACCTGCAGA